The DNA region TCAATAAAATAGTACGTATAGTGATAAACAGAAAAAACAAGGAAAGAGATTAGGAGGAATACCCTCCTATTTTAAGGGACGGGTCGCCCAGTAAAACCCATTCTTCTATGGTCTTAAGATCTATCTTGTCGTCCATGGGCGGGAAAACACTGGCATAATTTGATATTGCACCTCCCCACATTTCGCCGAGTATATCAACATGTTCTTGTCCGTAGAGTTCGAAGAAGTTTGTTTCAAGCCAACCAAGAAGATATTGTATGCAGTCTGGAACACCGTCATTGTTGCGATCCCCAATTGTTCCGTATCCAAGCCCCGTGCATCCTATGCTTCCGATAGCACCACCACTCTTCGCTTTTACAATCCACCATCCGAAGCACTCGGGAATGGGCATCCAGTACCAAGTCAGAGTTCCTGTAAGCGATTTGATACACCCTATGGTGCTGTCCGCAAGTGTTGCATTAAACATGCTGTTGTGGCAGCCGCCTATGACCACTACCGGGTATTTTCCATCGTTTGAAAGCAACGGCATATGGTAAACATCCAGTCCAAGAATATACTTCCCATGCGGGTCCTCTGTGAAGTCTTTTGCCATCCACATTCCTGGGCTGCCGTGACCTGAGAAGTGCACAAAGCCGCATCCATTACTTATTTCCTTTACAACATTGGACTGTTTGAGATTTCCTTCTGACCACCATAACTTCACGGGCTCAAAGCCTTCAAGATATTCAGCCGTCTTTTGAGTTGCAACTTCTCCCTCAAGATAATTGTGTGCACTGATGTCATTAAAGGTATCGCCGGCGACCAGCAATGCTTTGTTAAACCAGGACGAATCGCATCCACTTTCGTATGTGATGATTTTATTTACCAATATCTGCACTTCATTTGTATTCCTGCATGCAAGCCTGCCAACGTAAACATCAGGATAACCATCGATTTTGTCTTTCCCTCCAAAACGCCATTCTCCGTATATGCCATTATCGTTTGTATCCCATGTGCTGAAGTTTCCATCTGCATCGTAAATATCCGCATAGTAGAGATCGCTTATGTAACTCGGTTCAGATCCATCCTCATTACGGACATATCGTACCGGGACATGCCACTGCTGCCCCGAGATCAATGATGTTAACCCACCGGCAAGCATTACATATTTTATTCCCCACTGTTCTATTGCATTCTTAATGAAATATTTTACCTTCTCTGCATCATCCCTTCCACTGGATGTCTGGTATATTTCTTCGGTTGTGGCAAGCATCGTTTTTACATCATAGCTTTCCTTATGCTCTATCAATGGCTGTAAAGTATCGCTGAACTCAGATGGCGTTACAATGAGCAAATCATAAGCATCATTGTTAAGCATTGGCTTTTCTGGAGGAATGTAATTTATCTCAATGCTCATTTCATTTACATACTCCAGTTCATCTGTTGATGGAATGTAGCGTGCTGGAAAAGCATGTACTGAAAGAAATATAGCATGCTCTCCGTTTTGAATGCCCGCTCCAATGTTATATGTGAACCAGTTTGATGGATATGGTTCGTTGCTTTCATACACCCTGCCCTCCTTCGCTGCTTTTGGTTCAGCTCCGTTCAGCGGTACAAGCTCTGGAGCAGGAGCTATTTTTTTGTCCAGATGCATTGTCTGTATATTGCCCAGTTCAACATCTATGCTTTCAATTTTCGTTCCGAACGGAAATGTAAGCGTTTCTGATTTATAAGGCATGATTGGATGGCCTGGACTGTTGTCACTCACAGCATTTTTAACTGTCACTATTGCATAATTTTCCTTGAAGGATATCTCTGGGACAGCAAATGTTTCGTATAGTTCCTTAAAAGACATGCCGGCGTTTTCATCTCCTGATAACATTTCATGCCGGGAGTTGTAGCCCGCCATGCTTACAAAAGTGCTCATAACAAATATAGCCACTACCAATATTCCAATTATTTTCTTTTTCATGTCAATCAAATAACAATACAAAAGGTGGTTATAATTTTTGTGCCCCAGAGCCCTTTTTCTTTAAAAGAAAAAGTGCTTCAGCCCAAAAAGAACTAATCCAAAAATAATAATAGATATGATTTTAATCTTTTTTGAAGAGATTATAATAACTCCATTTAATCCAGTTTTCGGATTTTTCGATCCCGTTAATTAATGCCGGGTCAACATCAACCGCTTTTTGACTGCATATAATTTGTTCTATAGTAGAATCTGTGAGGACAGAATTAGGGTGGGCCTTATCATAGTGCCCTCTAATGCCATATGCAAGTCTTATCTTCGGAATTCCATTATCTATCTTAGTTCTTTTTGTTCGATAAGGTCGTTCTTTGCCACATTCTGGGCATTTTAACACGATACAATTAACCTTTAGAACAACTTTAAAATGAATTTTTTAGAAATCGGCAACCCTGGCAATCTCTATTTTCTCCCCTATATTAGCCCCCAATATCTTGCATGCATTTCCGTCTCTGCAGGAAATCTCTAAAAAATTCGAACTGGAAATGGTGAGCAATATATCATTCTTTTCGGCATAGCCATAACTCTTCACGAATTTTATTTCAAATTCTTTGCTGGCTATACCTGCTTTTACGCTATCCCCGTTTTTCAGTCCTACAATTTCTTTTGGTATATTGGTTATTATATTGCCAAACTTATCTACAAAAATTATTTTCCCGGTGATAACATTATCGGTACTGGCATCACCGAAATCCAGGCTTCTGTAATCTGCAAAGGCCTTTCCCATTTCATGAGGGCTTACCCCCAAGGAAATATGGGCAGCAATAGGAGAAAATATGTCCCTTCCGTGAAATGTGGTAGATACTTCCGAAGACATGTACCTTTTCTCTGTAATTTCGTATACGGTCTTTATGTCCAGCCGCCGCCC from Candidatus Thermoplasmatota archaeon includes:
- a CDS encoding SAM-dependent chlorinase/fluorinase, with amino-acid sequence MSSIITLTTDIGWAYAAQMKASILSINPDAKIVDVTHDISPRNVMEGAYVLYSTVIHFPNAIHIAVVDPGVGTERKSLIVECDKGCLIGPDNGILIPAGRRLDIKTVYEITEKRYMSSEVSTTFHGRDIFSPIAAHISLGVSPHEMGKAFADYRSLDFGDASTDNVITGKIIFVDKFGNIITNIPKEIVGLKNGDSVKAGIASKEFEIKFVKSYGYAEKNDILLTISSSNFLEISCRDGNACKILGANIGEKIEIARVADF
- a CDS encoding C25 family cysteine peptidase, translated to MKKKIIGILVVAIFVMSTFVSMAGYNSRHEMLSGDENAGMSFKELYETFAVPEISFKENYAIVTVKNAVSDNSPGHPIMPYKSETLTFPFGTKIESIDVELGNIQTMHLDKKIAPAPELVPLNGAEPKAAKEGRVYESNEPYPSNWFTYNIGAGIQNGEHAIFLSVHAFPARYIPSTDELEYVNEMSIEINYIPPEKPMLNNDAYDLLIVTPSEFSDTLQPLIEHKESYDVKTMLATTEEIYQTSSGRDDAEKVKYFIKNAIEQWGIKYVMLAGGLTSLISGQQWHVPVRYVRNEDGSEPSYISDLYYADIYDADGNFSTWDTNDNGIYGEWRFGGKDKIDGYPDVYVGRLACRNTNEVQILVNKIITYESGCDSSWFNKALLVAGDTFNDISAHNYLEGEVATQKTAEYLEGFEPVKLWWSEGNLKQSNVVKEISNGCGFVHFSGHGSPGMWMAKDFTEDPHGKYILGLDVYHMPLLSNDGKYPVVVIGGCHNSMFNATLADSTIGCIKSLTGTLTWYWMPIPECFGWWIVKAKSGGAIGSIGCTGLGYGTIGDRNNDGVPDCIQYLLGWLETNFFELYGQEHVDILGEMWGGAISNYASVFPPMDDKIDLKTIEEWVLLGDPSLKIGGYSS